One window from the genome of Vicia villosa cultivar HV-30 ecotype Madison, WI unplaced genomic scaffold, Vvil1.0 ctg.002998F_1_1, whole genome shotgun sequence encodes:
- the LOC131640205 gene encoding uncharacterized protein LOC131640205 yields MAQALEHQPNVGENFASHKLGTFQRENPPVFKGTHDPDGALTWLKKIKRIFRVIDCIPDQKVRRLEASGKEISWIVFRKEFIRKYFPEDVRGKKEIKFLELRQGNKSVVEYAAKFCELANFYQHYDETLVNFPSASSLRMECV; encoded by the exons ATGGCCCAAGCTTTGGAACATCAGCCAAATGTTGGTGAGAATTTTGCTTCTCACAAATTGGGTACTTTTCAGAGGGAAAATCCACCTGTATTCAAGGGAACTCATGATCCTGATGGCGCTTTGACATGGCTAAAGAAGATTAAGAGAATCTTCCGTGTGATAGATTGCATTCCTGatcagaaggttcg GAGGTTGGAAGCTAGTGGTAAGgagatctcttggattgtgttCCGCAAGGAATTtataaggaagtactttcctgaagatgtccgtggcaagaaggaaattaaATTTCTTGAGCTAAGGCAAGGGAACAAGTCTGtagtggagtatgctgctaagttttgTGAGTTGGCTAACTTTTACCAACACTATGATGAGACATTGGTGAATTTtccaagtgcatcaagtttgagaatggaatGTGTCTAG